In one Serinus canaria isolate serCan28SL12 chromosome 2, serCan2020, whole genome shotgun sequence genomic region, the following are encoded:
- the SLC25A40 gene encoding probable mitochondrial glutathione transporter SLC25A40 isoform X2, whose protein sequence is MDHVYVCENGGSKAWYKKPGHFKGTLDAFVKIIQREGIRSLWSGLPPTLIMAVPTTAIYFTCYDQLCEALKNRPGKHDEHIPVIAGSLSRFGSATVVSPLELIRTQMQYRRSSYKQLYLRISTKVAVDGWFSLWQGWASTILRDVPFSAMYWYNYERFKKMMCKEVGAHEPTFFVSFTSGAASGSIAAVVTQPFDVVKTHRQTQLWENETLKIPQRDSKSTWAVMRKIAARNGITGLFSGITPRLFKVAPACAIMISTYEYGKSFFSHLNEKKNQHP, encoded by the exons ATGGATCATGTATATGTTTGTGAAAATGGGGGGAGCAAAGCCTGGTATAAAAAACCTGGGCATTTCAAAGGGACTTTG GATGCATTTGTGAAAATTATTCAAAGAGAGGGAATTAGGTCGCTGTGGAGTGGGCTTCCCCCAACACT AATAATGGCAGTTCCTACCACAGCAATCTATTTTACGTGCTATGATCAGCTGTGTGAAGCTTTGAAAAATAGACCAGGAAAGCATGATGAGCACATTCCAGTTATTGCAGGTTCCTTAAGCAGAT TTGGTTCTGCCACAGTGGTGAGTCCCCTGGAGCTGATCAGAACTCAAATGCAGTATCGCAGGTCGTCCTACAAGCAGCTGTACCTGCGGATCAGCACCAAAGTGGCTGTGGATGGCTGGTTCTccctctggcagggctgggcttcGACTATTCTGAGAGATGTACCTTTCTCAG CAATGTACTGGTATAATTATGAACGTTTCAAGAAGATGATGTGCAAGGAAGTTGGTGCACATGAACccacattttttgtttcttttacttCAGGAGCAGCATCTGGCTCT ATTGCAGCTGTTGTAACTCAGCCATTTGATGTAGTGAAAACACATAGGCAGACTCAACTTTGGGAGAATGAGACCTTAAAAA TTCCACAGAGGGACAGTAAATCAACCTGGGCAGTTATGAGGAAAATTGCTGCTAGAAATGGGATTACTGGATTATTTTCAG GTATTACTCCACGGCTGTTTAAAGTTGCTCCTGCTTGTGCCATAATGATCAGCACGTACGAATATGGaaagtctttcttttctcatttaaatgaaaaaaagaatcaacATCCATAG
- the SLC25A40 gene encoding probable mitochondrial glutathione transporter SLC25A40 isoform X1: MAEMSDINVQKLTIVQQAIASCCGAIITSLFVTPLDVIKTRLQAQRNPFHDGKCFVYSSGHMDHVYVCENGGSKAWYKKPGHFKGTLDAFVKIIQREGIRSLWSGLPPTLIMAVPTTAIYFTCYDQLCEALKNRPGKHDEHIPVIAGSLSRFGSATVVSPLELIRTQMQYRRSSYKQLYLRISTKVAVDGWFSLWQGWASTILRDVPFSAMYWYNYERFKKMMCKEVGAHEPTFFVSFTSGAASGSIAAVVTQPFDVVKTHRQTQLWENETLKIPQRDSKSTWAVMRKIAARNGITGLFSGITPRLFKVAPACAIMISTYEYGKSFFSHLNEKKNQHP; this comes from the exons ATGGCTGAAATGAGTGATATCAATGTACAAAAACTAACCATTGTTCAGCAAGCAATAGCCTCTTGTTGTGGAGCTATAATTACATCATTATTTG TAACTCCTCTTGATGTTATCAAAACCCGACTGCAAGCCCAAAGGAATCCATTCCATGACG GAAAGTGTTTTGTATACTCCAGTGGCCATATGGATCATGTATATGTTTGTGAAAATGGGGGGAGCAAAGCCTGGTATAAAAAACCTGGGCATTTCAAAGGGACTTTG GATGCATTTGTGAAAATTATTCAAAGAGAGGGAATTAGGTCGCTGTGGAGTGGGCTTCCCCCAACACT AATAATGGCAGTTCCTACCACAGCAATCTATTTTACGTGCTATGATCAGCTGTGTGAAGCTTTGAAAAATAGACCAGGAAAGCATGATGAGCACATTCCAGTTATTGCAGGTTCCTTAAGCAGAT TTGGTTCTGCCACAGTGGTGAGTCCCCTGGAGCTGATCAGAACTCAAATGCAGTATCGCAGGTCGTCCTACAAGCAGCTGTACCTGCGGATCAGCACCAAAGTGGCTGTGGATGGCTGGTTCTccctctggcagggctgggcttcGACTATTCTGAGAGATGTACCTTTCTCAG CAATGTACTGGTATAATTATGAACGTTTCAAGAAGATGATGTGCAAGGAAGTTGGTGCACATGAACccacattttttgtttcttttacttCAGGAGCAGCATCTGGCTCT ATTGCAGCTGTTGTAACTCAGCCATTTGATGTAGTGAAAACACATAGGCAGACTCAACTTTGGGAGAATGAGACCTTAAAAA TTCCACAGAGGGACAGTAAATCAACCTGGGCAGTTATGAGGAAAATTGCTGCTAGAAATGGGATTACTGGATTATTTTCAG GTATTACTCCACGGCTGTTTAAAGTTGCTCCTGCTTGTGCCATAATGATCAGCACGTACGAATATGGaaagtctttcttttctcatttaaatgaaaaaaagaatcaacATCCATAG